Sequence from the Solea senegalensis isolate Sse05_10M linkage group LG1, IFAPA_SoseM_1, whole genome shotgun sequence genome:
TTACTTaagagtcatttgacctggaAATTGATATAGATTGTACAATTTCCCATTGGTACAGAGCTTGTAAGTACAAAAGTATCAGTTTTGAGCCTGTCTTTTGCATTCATTCTGACATTCATGAGTGAGTCTTGACAGCTCTCTCTCTAAATGAATTGATGCAGgcattgtgtttattgttttgcaAGTGATGCCAATATTTAAGTAGTTCATTCGGGTGAAACCCATGCGATGTTATCAGGTGGCTATACTTGCAGCTTGAGTAAGACACTCGCCAGTGGTTAAATAGGAACTCATTGGGTGGTGGTGTGGGCTCAATGCCAAGCTTGGCCAGGCAAATTCCCACATAAACATCCTCGAGATGCAGGTGGCGAATGCATAGAGATGTCTCATAGATCTTAATCGCCAAGTCTCCAGAGAAGACATAACCAGTCCCAGAACAGAAGGTGGGATACTTTTCATTTGGGTAAAGCTCTGGGGGCATGTAccatttgctgtttttatttcgGTTGGGCGCAAAGCCTCTCATGTTATTTCCTGTGAAGTAGTGCTTTTTGGGATTCAGATCTGGTCTGAGAAGTTTATAAATGAGGTACTCTGTGTTGACGAACATGTCACTGTCTGTCTTCATGACATAGCTGGCTTGTGGGCAGTGCATTGCCACCCAGTTCATTCCCATCAATGTCTTAATAGTCAAGTTTTTGTAAGAATCCAGAAAGTCCTGCTGAATTATGTCATGGTGCCTCTGGCTCTCTGCTTCGAGCATCCT
This genomic interval carries:
- the LOC122772354 gene encoding beta-1,3-galactosyltransferase 2, which translates into the protein MQWRRRHCCNHTAIFLSLLGVLVFLVYQVWLPRRTGMPLWRGHPVVYGVGGLQNTKAKENMSSQHSMWRFVIVPQPATKAHVNASSPEKEDFSPQGDPDFEHALAGNTSQSEEREIKNIRHGPFHYIINEPDKCVKMSPAPFLVLLIATEARKVEARNAIRQTWGNESVAPALGFIRLFLLGKSEGELGLLQQRMLEAESQRHHDIIQQDFLDSYKNLTIKTLMGMNWVAMHCPQASYVMKTDSDMFVNTEYLIYKLLRPDLNPKKHYFTGNNMRGFAPNRNKNSKWYMPPELYPNEKYPTFCSGTGYVFSGDLAIKIYETSLCIRHLHLEDVYVGICLAKLGIEPTPPPNEFLFNHWRVSYSSCKYSHLITSHGFHPNELLKYWHHLQNNKHNACINSFRERAVKTHS